A genomic segment from Cyprinus carpio isolate SPL01 chromosome A22, ASM1834038v1, whole genome shotgun sequence encodes:
- the LOC109069959 gene encoding uncharacterized protein LOC109069959 yields MFDRFWFSLCLWCLDGVFGDEMKSVSVGDSVTLNSNLTEIHDDDLIQWWFLVENTLIAEINVTADRFSVYDDVLDGRFRDRLKLDKQTGSLTITNFTTEHAGVYTVETKNMTIFFFLAVYDEISVKKGDSVTLNSDLTGIDYNRILWTYLYMSEKAIIAGINKPYNIVTVFDNVLDGRFRDRLKLDNQTASLTITNIRTEHTGDYELLIIGAKQSLKVFSVSVYDSVHCCGSTEAVIRLVLSALVGVATVIVLVYDIRSRRAELDQAQIHTTST; encoded by the exons ATGTTTGACAGATTCTggttcagtttgtgtttgtggtgtctgGATg gtgtgtttggggatgaaatgaagtcagtgtcagtgggagattcagtcactctcaACTCTAATCTTACTGAAATACATGATGATGATCTGATTCAGTGGTGGTTTTTGGttgaaaacactttaatagctgaGATCAATGTAACAGCCGACAGATTCtctgtatatgatgatgttcttgacgggagattcagagacagactgaagctggacaaacaaactggatctctgaccatcacaaacttCACAACTGAACACGCTGGAGTTTATACAGTAGAGACCAAAAATATGACTATATTTTTCTTTCTCGCTGTCTATG atgaaatatcagtgaagaagggagattcagtcactctgaaCTCTGATCTTACTGGAATAGATTATAATCGGATTCTGTGGACATACCTGTATATGAGTGAAAAAGCTATAATAGCTGGAATAAATAAACCGTACAACATCGTCACTGTATTTGATAATGTTCttgacgggagattcagagacagactgaagctggacaatcaaactgcatctctgaccatcacaaacatcagaactGAACATACTGGAGATTATGAACTACTGATAATTGGAGCAAAACAGTCATTAAAagttttcagtgtttctgtctatg actctgtccactgctgtggttctactgaagctgtgatccgattggtcctctctgctctggtgggcgtggctactgtcattgttctggtttatgacatcagatccagaagagctgaaCTAGATCAAGCACAGATTCACACAACAAGTACATGA